In the genome of Massilia sp. W12, the window GCGCTTTTTGGCCACGCCAATCCGCAAAAGTATCTGTTCACGCAGGGCACGCCCGATGAAATGCGTATCCCCGCTTACTTACAGGAATTTTTCAGCAGCGCTGAATTTTCGCAGCAAAGCGGCAGCGCCGGCATGCCGCAATTGATTGATCAAATGTATGTCAATCTGTTTGGCCGCCACGCTGAAGCGGAAGGTTTGCAATGGTGGCTGAATACAGCTCAGCAAAACCACTTCAGCCAGGTCGATTTGCTGACAGAATTTCTGAAGGGCGCGCAAAACAATGATGCGCGCGTGCAATACGCCAAACAGCAAGTGTCGTACACCCTGGGTCAAACCCTGCACTACGCCAGGAGCACTGATGGCCAATACCGTGCCGAAAGTCCGGCGGTGCGCGATGCGATGCGCGAATTGCTGCAAAACGTGCAAAACGACGCCAGCGCCAGCGCCGCCACCGCCAGCGATGGGGCGATTGCGCAATTGCTGACGCAATTTCACTTTCAAGCCAGCGCTGACGCCCCGATCATCCCATATCATCCCCAGCTGACGCAGCACGGCACGCAGGGACACGCATCCGCAGCACTGGGGCATGCCCTCAGCGCACAGCCAGGCCAAAATTTGACCCCAGCCACCTTCCATGAAGCGCCTGAATTGATCGGCGTGACGCATGCAAACAGCACTCCGGGTCCGTTTTAAGACAGCAGATTTACCCTTCGTTCTGCTTCCCGGCGTCATCCTGCGCCTGCTGGCTGTGCAAAGCCCCGCACAAAGCCAGCAAGGCGGCAGGCCCCGGCTGCTGCAATGCAGCCGGATGGTAACTCAAGCCCACTTCACGCTGGCAATGCAAACCCGCCAGCGGCAGGCATAACACGCCAGATGGCGCCAGACTGGGCGGCAGGCAGGCAATCGCCTGCCCTGCAGCCACCAGCGCCGCCGCCAATTCCAGATTGGCCGCACGCAGCGGATGTGCTGGTTGATAAGGGCCGAGCGCACTGCTCAAGCTGATGTGTGATGGATCATCCAGGCAGACCACCCATTCCTCTTGCGCCAATTGTTGCGGCTGCAAAAGGGTCTGCGCCGCCAGCGCATGCCCGGGCGGCAGCGCAATCATGAAATCTTCCCGCCATAAGGGGAAAAACGATTCATCGCTGCAGCGCTGATGCGCCAGACCGAGCCGGATTTCACCGGCACAACCGGCGTACAAGGTCAGCTGCGGGGCCGGTTGCAACTGTCCCAGGCGGCGACAGAATTCTTGCAAAAAAAACGCGCCGACATCCGCTTCCACGCCGATTTGCAAGGGAATGCAAGCCGCGCCGCTGTCAAACTGGGCGCGCAGCGCCTCCATTTCCGCCACCAGGCGCCGCGCTTGCGGGTACAGGCGCTGCCCGGCTTGCGTTGGCCGCATGCCGCGCGGCATACGTTCAAACAGCGCCACGCCCAAGGTCTCTTCCAATTGCTGCAGGCTGGCGCTGATGCTGGGCTGGGTCAAATGCAGGCGCGTCGCCGCCGCGCTCACGCCGGCATGCTCATAAATCGCAAGGAAAACACGTAATTGTCTGATATCCATTAATTTTTCCGATAGCAGGAATGGAAATTTATGATTTTTCAATGCAAAAAGGCGCTGCTAAAGTGTACTCCCTTGTTCAGGCATTGAACTTATCTATTTCAAGGAAAATCATGAAAAAAGCTCTGGTCATCATCACAGGCGCCAGCTCCGGCATTGGCGAAGCGACTGCGCGTTTGTTTGCGCAACAAGGTCATCCGCTTTTGTTATTGGCGCGCCGGCTGGAGCGGCTGCAGGCCTTGAATTTGCCGGATACGATTTGCGCCCAGGTCGATATCTGCGACCGCGCCGCTGTGCTGGCGGCGGTGCGCCAAGCCGAAGCGGAATACGGCCCCGCCGATTTGCTGGTGAATAACGCCGGCGTGATGCTCTTGGGCCAGGTGGCGCAGCAAGACCCGGCGGAATGGCAGCGTATGTACGACGTGAATGTAATGGGTTTGTTGAATGGCGTTCATGCGGTGCTGCCGGGCATGCGCGCACGGCGCGGCGGCACCATTATTAATATCAGCTCAATCGCGGGCCGCAAAACTTTCCCGAACCATGTGGCGTATTGCGGAACCAAGTTTGCGGTGCACGCGATGTCGGAAAATCTGCGCGAAGAAGTTGCGCTGGAGGATGTGCGGGTGATCACGATTGCGCCGGGTGCGGTCGAAACCGAGTTGTTGGGACATACAACGAATCAGCAGATCAAAGACGGTTACGAATCCTGGAAAGAAGGCATGGGCGGGGTAATCAGCGCGGCGCAGGTTGCGGATGCGGTGCGCTATGCATACCAGCAACCGCAACATCTGTGCATTCGCGAAATTGTGCTGGCCGCCACCCGTCAGCAGCCCTGAGACTACGGCCCGTCGTCCGTCTGCGCTTGCGGCGGCGCCGGCGCGCCTTTTTGCTGGCGTATCCACTCCAGCACAGGGCCGTCTTGCGGCAGTTGGGAAATCTGCTTGCCGACGGCCAGATTCACCGCCAGCAGATCCGGGATGCGCTCCAAGGGCACTTCATTGCAGTATTGGGAAAAGGCCAGCATGAAGCGTTGCGAATTCAGGGTGCGCAAGACTTTGGCCCCGCTCATGAATTGCAAAATACTGGTGATGCTGTGACCTGGCCCCAGCGATTGATAAATAAAACGATTGACGCCGCCGTCGAGCTTTTTAAAGTCCAGCTGTTCGTCGGTCATGATGCCGTCCAGATACACCAGGCCCAGGGCGACGCGGAAAAAATCCAGCGCCTGCTGGCGCGTGCTGCCGCGCCGCGTTACCGCCAGGATTTTGTCGCGCAGGATTTTTTCCATAACACCGTTCTTCAGTTTCAGTCATGCCCTGCTTCAGTATAAAGGCTGGCTGCGCCGTGGTGGCCGAAACACGCTTTGATCGGCATAAAACGCAGCGTCCTGTTGCGGCCACCAGCCGGGAACTCCGGCCAGCGGCAGGGGACAAAACACCGGCTCCTGCTGCAAAGCGCCCTGCTCCAGCGCATGCGCCAAATGCTGATCCAGCAAGGCATGCAGCGGCGCGTCTTGCTGCGGCCAGATTTGCTGCGGCGCAAACCACAGCACGTAGCAATGCGCCGTGATCGCCTTGTAGGGCTGCATCATTTTTTCCAGCAAGGCGTGGCCAAACAGCAACAAGCGTGCTTGCGCCAGCGCGCCGGGGGCAAACAGGCGCGCCCAGTCATGCGCGCGCAAAGCTTGGAACAATTGCTCGCCTTGCGCATCGCGGCGCAGGCAAAGCAAGCCGGCGTTTTCATCAAACAGGGTGGCGCGGTCGCGCACCCGGCCACGCACGGCGCCAACGCCGGCGGCGGCGATTTGCTGCGCCTGTTGCCGGTTTAATTCGCGCTTGGCGAGCGGGAAAGCGGCCCAGATCAGCGCATTGAAAATATCATGCAAATTTTCGCGCGTCGGCACCGCGCCGTGCTGATAGATAAAGGCTTCATAGGCCTGCCCTTCCGGCAATTCCTGTTGCGCCACAAAGCGCAGCGGCAAGCCGCAAGCGTTGACGCGCGCAGGCGCCAAGGCCGCCAGCGCGGTATGCAAGTCCACGCCCTGCGCCAGACGCGTGCGCAAATCGCACCAGGCCGCGCGCACGCTGTCAAACCAGGGCGACTCCCACTGCGCCGCTTCAAGCTGGCGCAGTGGCGCGCTCAAGCCTGCAGTTTCCAATGCAAAGTGGCGCCGCCATCCAGCGGCACGATGACTTGGCCGGAACCATCCAGCTGGGCCGGAATCTGCCATTCGCTGCGCTCCAGCGTCACAGTTTCAGTGTTTTCCGGCAAGCCATAGAATGCCGGGCCGTGGCGGCTGGCGAAGCCTTCCAGCTTGTCGAGCGCATTGGCGGATTCAAAGGCGGTGGCGTACAGCTCCAGCGCATGCAAAGCGGTGTAGCAACCGGCGCAGCCGCAAGCGTGTTCCTTGGTTTCTTTGGCGTGCGGGGCGGAGTCGGTGCCGAGGAAAAATTTGGCGCTGCCGCTGGTGGCCGCCGCCAGCAAGGCTTGACGGTGCTGCTCACGCTTTAATACCGGCAGGCAGTAGTAATGCGGGCGGATGCCGCCTTTGAAAATTTCATTGCGGTTGTACAGCAGGTGGTGAGCGGTGATGGTGGCGGCCAGATTCGGGCCGGCGGCGCTCACGTATTGCGCCGCTTCGCGCGTGGTGATGTGCTCCAGCACCACTTTGAGCGCGGGAAAATCGCTTTGCAGCGGCTGCAACACCTGGTCGATGAAGACCGCTTCGCGGTCGAAAATGTCAATCGCAGGATCTGTCACTTCGCCGTGCGCCAGCAAGGGCATGCCGACTTCTTGCATAACTTCCAGCACCTTGCGGCAGCGCGCCAGATCGGTCACGCCGGCGTCAGAATTGGTGGTGGCGCCGGCCGGATACAATTTAACCGCATGCACCAGCCCGCTGTCTTTGGCGCGCTTGATTTCATCCGGCGCGGTATTGTCAGTCAGATACAAGGTCATCAGCGGCTCAAAGCGCATGCCATGCGGCAGCGCCGCCAAAATCCGTTCGCGGTAAGCCAGCGCTTGCGCAGTGGTGGTGACCGGCGGCTTGAGGTTGGGCATCACGATGGCGCGCGCAAATTGGCGCGCGGTATGCGGCAAGACGGCGGCCAGCATTGCGCCGTCGCGCAGATGCAAGTGCCAATCGTCGGGCCGCAGCAGGGTAAGCGTGGAGGACATATCTGCGCCTGTCATAAAAAAGGGGAAGCCGGCATTTTATGCGGCTGCGCGCTGTCCGGCAATCAGTACAAAGGATGAGGCAGGCGGATGCCCCGAAAAAGCGCCTGCGCAAAAAAATCCGCCTTTAGCAAGCTTCAACCATCATTTACGCCAAGATGCCGGCTGGGTTGTAGCGCAGCGAAAACCCGGCGTCCGCAACCGCTAGCGCAGCAAAGGAACGGCAGCCGGCCAAAATACCGATAATCCATGAAAAGAAGCGGAGCCTGTCCAGCCAAAAGTGATACCATCAACTGCGCCAAATCGATTGCTGCCGGAGACACCGTGAGCCCCATTCGCTTATTGCTGTGCAGTCTGTTTTGCCTGTTACTGTCCGCATGCGGCCAGGCGCCGGCCCCGGATCCGTCCCAGTCCCAGTCCGGCGCGCGGCGCAAACCACAGATCGGGCTGGTCTTGAAAACCATGACCAATCCCTATTTCGTCAGCATGGAGCAAGGGGCGCGCCGCGCCGCGCGTGAATACGGGGTGCAATTGATCGTGCGTTCCGCCGCCGCAGAAACTTCGGTCGAGCAGCAAAACCAGTTACTTTCCGATTTGATTGAGCAAAAAGTGGACGCCATCGTGTTTGCGCCCTCCGACTCGATGCGCCTGATCCCGCAATTAAAACGCGCACAGCAAGCCGGCATCAAATTGGTGAATATTGATAACCGTCTCAATCCCGATGGTCTGGCGCATGCCGGCATGCACAAGCTGCCCTTTGTCGGCGTGAATAATGAAAAAGCGGCGTATGAGGCGGTGCGGCATTTGCTGGCCCCGTTCAAAGGGCCGGCGCGGGCGGCGATTCTGGAAGGACTGCCGATTGCCTCGAATGCGCAGGAAAGATTGCGCGGCGCGCGCCGCGCACTGGCGGAAAAGCCGCAAATCAAACTGGTCGCCAGCGTGGTCGGCAATTGGCGGATTGATGACGGGCGGCTGGTGATGAAGCAGATTTTGCAAAAAAATCCGCAGCTGGATGCGCTGTTTTGCGCCAACGATATGATGGCCCTTGGCGCCATGCAGGCGATGCAAGAGGAGGGACGCAAGGAAATCCGGATTGCCGGCTACGATGGCCTGGATGATGTGCGCAAGGCGGTGCGGGATGGCAAGGTGGCGGCGACGGTCGATCAGCAACCCGATTTGCAGGGCTATCACGGGGTGCGTCTGGCCTATCTGCAATTGCAAGGACAAACTGTGCCGGCATCGATGGAAATTCCAGCCTTGCTGGTTCTGCCGCCGTGAGTGCGATATGGGTCTGGCATCACGCTTCAGATTGCGCCGCAAATTACGATGGCTGCAGCCGAAAATCACCGGCAAGCAAATCTGGTATTTGCTGGCGGTCAGCATCTTGCCGCTGCTGCTGTTTGTCGCCTCTTCGCTGGATGTGATGCGCAAAACAGTGCTTGATCTGGCGCAAAATTCCAGTGCGCAATTGTTGCTGAATCAGCGCGATTATCTGCAATTGATGGCGGAACAAGTCGAGGGACTGGCGAATAATCTGGCCGGCATGGAAGATATCGGCGACGCCATGGCGACGGTGGATATTGACGCCGGGTTTGAGCGCAGCGCGTATCACGAATTGGCGACCCAGGCCAAAATCGGCTATATCCTGAACGGCTACAGCAATTTGCGCGGCTTAGTCTCAATTGATTTATTCACCTACCTGGGTTATCACTTTCATGTCGGCGAAGCGCTGATCAAAGCGGATGTGAACGACAGTCAGCGCCAGCGGATTTACCAGCAAACGCTGGAATCGCCGCGCACCCTGGTCTGGCTCGGCATGCAGGAAAACGTCAATCGGAATTCGCAACAGCGTCAGGTGTTGTGCCTGGCCAAGCTGATCCATCACTATTACCCGAAAATCCAGCAAAGCACGCCGGTTGGCATGATGCTGATCAATTATTCGCCGCTGTATCTGCATGAACATTTTTCACGTCTGGACTTCGGCAAAGACAGCCGCCTGATTGTCGCCGATCAGCATTGGCGTCTGATTTACGATCATGATGTGCAGCGCATCGGCCAGCCGCTGGAGCCGGAACTGCTTGGGCTGCTGCAACAAAAACAGGCGCGCAGCATGCTGCAAATCAATGGCAAAGACATGCTGGTGTCGCACGCGGTATTGCCGAATACCGGCTGGCACGCGCTGCTGCTGACGCCGGAGGAAACGCTGTTGCTGCCGATGCGCGGCATGTTGCGCAATGCGGCGATTTTGCTGCTGCTGTGCTTTGCTGCGATCGCCATCGTGGCGTATCGCCATACCCGCAATGTGGTATTGCCGATCAAAGCAATTTCTTCCGGTTTCCGCCAGATTCAGGCGCAATCCGAGCAGATGCCGGCCCCGCTGCCGGTGCCGCAAACGCGTGATGAAATCGCCGAACTGGTGCAATGGTTCAATGCGTTTTTGCAAGTCGAGCAGATGCGGATTCAGCATGAAAAGGATTTATTGGCGGCCAAGCTGGCGGCAGACCACGCGAATCAAAGCAAAAGTGAATTCCTGGCGAATATGAGCCATGAGATCCGCACGCCGATGAATGCGATTCTGGGCATGATTCAACTGGCGCAGGAAAGCCAGAGCGATGCGGCGCGCGGCAATTATTTGTACAAGGCGCGCCGCGCTGCGGTTTCGCTCTTGAGTCTGATCAATGACATTCTGGATATTTCCAAGATCGAGGCCGGCAAGATTTCGCTTGAGCAAGCCAATCTCTCCCCGCTGCAACTGCTGCAGGAAGTGGCGGAAGTGGTGGCCGCCGGGGCGCATGAAAAAGGCTTGGAATTGCTGTTGGATGTGGACCCGGACTTGCCGGCGCAAATCAATGGCGACAGCCTGCGTTTGCGGCAAGTCTTGCTTAATTTGCTCGGAAATGCGATCAAATTCACCGAAAAAGGTGAAGTCTGCCTGCAAGTCCGCATTCTGCGCCGTGATGCCCAATACGCCTATCTGCGCTTTGCGGTGCGCGACAGCGGAATTGGCATCAGCGCACAGCAGCAGCAATTGCTGTTCCGCCAATTCGCCCAGGCTGACAGCTCGATGACACGGCGCTATGGCGGCAGCGGCCTGGGCTTATACATCGTGCGCCATCTGGTGCAATTGATGGGCGGCGAAATCGGCCTCGTCAGCAGCCCCGGGGCCGGCAGTGAATTCCATTTCACCTTGCAATTCCCCTGCTGCGAAGAAGAAGCGCGCAGTGACGAAAACCTGCCGCCGCTGCATCTTTTGTTGCTGGATGACAACAACACTTTGCGCACGCTGGTGGCGCGCATGGCCAGTC includes:
- a CDS encoding DUF4214 domain-containing protein, which codes for MDIASLALFGHANPQKYLFTQGTPDEMRIPAYLQEFFSSAEFSQQSGSAGMPQLIDQMYVNLFGRHAEAEGLQWWLNTAQQNHFSQVDLLTEFLKGAQNNDARVQYAKQQVSYTLGQTLHYARSTDGQYRAESPAVRDAMRELLQNVQNDASASAATASDGAIAQLLTQFHFQASADAPIIPYHPQLTQHGTQGHASAALGHALSAQPGQNLTPATFHEAPELIGVTHANSTPGPF
- a CDS encoding LysR family transcriptional regulator translates to MDIRQLRVFLAIYEHAGVSAAATRLHLTQPSISASLQQLEETLGVALFERMPRGMRPTQAGQRLYPQARRLVAEMEALRAQFDSGAACIPLQIGVEADVGAFFLQEFCRRLGQLQPAPQLTLYAGCAGEIRLGLAHQRCSDESFFPLWREDFMIALPPGHALAAQTLLQPQQLAQEEWVVCLDDPSHISLSSALGPYQPAHPLRAANLELAAALVAAGQAIACLPPSLAPSGVLCLPLAGLHCQREVGLSYHPAALQQPGPAALLALCGALHSQQAQDDAGKQNEG
- a CDS encoding SDR family oxidoreductase, yielding MKKALVIITGASSGIGEATARLFAQQGHPLLLLARRLERLQALNLPDTICAQVDICDRAAVLAAVRQAEAEYGPADLLVNNAGVMLLGQVAQQDPAEWQRMYDVNVMGLLNGVHAVLPGMRARRGGTIINISSIAGRKTFPNHVAYCGTKFAVHAMSENLREEVALEDVRVITIAPGAVETELLGHTTNQQIKDGYESWKEGMGGVISAAQVADAVRYAYQQPQHLCIREIVLAATRQQP
- a CDS encoding DUF3025 domain-containing protein, producing the protein MSAPLRQLEAAQWESPWFDSVRAAWCDLRTRLAQGVDLHTALAALAPARVNACGLPLRFVAQQELPEGQAYEAFIYQHGAVPTRENLHDIFNALIWAAFPLAKRELNRQQAQQIAAAGVGAVRGRVRDRATLFDENAGLLCLRRDAQGEQLFQALRAHDWARLFAPGALAQARLLLFGHALLEKMMQPYKAITAHCYVLWFAPQQIWPQQDAPLHALLDQHLAHALEQGALQQEPVFCPLPLAGVPGWWPQQDAAFYADQSVFRPPRRSQPLY
- the pyrC gene encoding dihydroorotase, whose protein sequence is MSSTLTLLRPDDWHLHLRDGAMLAAVLPHTARQFARAIVMPNLKPPVTTTAQALAYRERILAALPHGMRFEPLMTLYLTDNTAPDEIKRAKDSGLVHAVKLYPAGATTNSDAGVTDLARCRKVLEVMQEVGMPLLAHGEVTDPAIDIFDREAVFIDQVLQPLQSDFPALKVVLEHITTREAAQYVSAAGPNLAATITAHHLLYNRNEIFKGGIRPHYYCLPVLKREQHRQALLAAATSGSAKFFLGTDSAPHAKETKEHACGCAGCYTALHALELYATAFESANALDKLEGFASRHGPAFYGLPENTETVTLERSEWQIPAQLDGSGQVIVPLDGGATLHWKLQA
- a CDS encoding substrate-binding domain-containing protein gives rise to the protein MSPIRLLLCSLFCLLLSACGQAPAPDPSQSQSGARRKPQIGLVLKTMTNPYFVSMEQGARRAAREYGVQLIVRSAAAETSVEQQNQLLSDLIEQKVDAIVFAPSDSMRLIPQLKRAQQAGIKLVNIDNRLNPDGLAHAGMHKLPFVGVNNEKAAYEAVRHLLAPFKGPARAAILEGLPIASNAQERLRGARRALAEKPQIKLVASVVGNWRIDDGRLVMKQILQKNPQLDALFCANDMMALGAMQAMQEEGRKEIRIAGYDGLDDVRKAVRDGKVAATVDQQPDLQGYHGVRLAYLQLQGQTVPASMEIPALLVLPP
- a CDS encoding response regulator gives rise to the protein MGLASRFRLRRKLRWLQPKITGKQIWYLLAVSILPLLLFVASSLDVMRKTVLDLAQNSSAQLLLNQRDYLQLMAEQVEGLANNLAGMEDIGDAMATVDIDAGFERSAYHELATQAKIGYILNGYSNLRGLVSIDLFTYLGYHFHVGEALIKADVNDSQRQRIYQQTLESPRTLVWLGMQENVNRNSQQRQVLCLAKLIHHYYPKIQQSTPVGMMLINYSPLYLHEHFSRLDFGKDSRLIVADQHWRLIYDHDVQRIGQPLEPELLGLLQQKQARSMLQINGKDMLVSHAVLPNTGWHALLLTPEETLLLPMRGMLRNAAILLLLCFAAIAIVAYRHTRNVVLPIKAISSGFRQIQAQSEQMPAPLPVPQTRDEIAELVQWFNAFLQVEQMRIQHEKDLLAAKLAADHANQSKSEFLANMSHEIRTPMNAILGMIQLAQESQSDAARGNYLYKARRAAVSLLSLINDILDISKIEAGKISLEQANLSPLQLLQEVAEVVAAGAHEKGLELLLDVDPDLPAQINGDSLRLRQVLLNLLGNAIKFTEKGEVCLQVRILRRDAQYAYLRFAVRDSGIGISAQQQQLLFRQFAQADSSMTRRYGGSGLGLYIVRHLVQLMGGEIGLVSSPGAGSEFHFTLQFPCCEEEARSDENLPPLHLLLLDDNNTLRTLVARMASLLPARISACATLAQALEALRHADAQAGERIVLLLDYPVCAEDSRQALLKLHLQAGRKLPVIWLAAQPLPEDMIHPESLSLHKPFLLPELRQTLRQICGMDAPRCMTHQIKRSADFLPLLQGRRVLLVEDNPMNQELALALLAQVGIQTELAENGAQALAKLAQAPYDAVLMDCQMPVMDGYQATREIRRNPAWAALPVIALTAHALLGEREKSLAAGMNEHLTKPIQPDQLYQTLLDWIGAPSPQTETAPLTPEQLTLEVDAIMAQMHSSAPAAPVHLDTDAALENLLQDKKMYARMAQLFLQEQRAFPEHFAAALQQDDPALARRLAHTLKSAAAIVGARQLEQLARTLEEACQQRQNCDVAMQQATSELEQVCHSLQHWLSEAE